DNA sequence from the Cyprinus carpio isolate SPL01 chromosome A9, ASM1834038v1, whole genome shotgun sequence genome:
TGAACCACAGCGGACTGTCCGAGGAAGCAGAGACTTCTGGCCTCATGTACAAAAAATCTGTCCTCTGTCTCACAGACTCTGGGCtgaaaagagaggaagagaaatgATGCCAGATATCCATAGGGTCCATTTAACAAAAATAGAGATTCGGCGACATTGGAAATCCGGCTTATACAAAAAgacaattgttattttaaaaggcagataaaaaaaaaaaaaaaaaaaaaaaaacaaatactgaaatcaatagttttaaaagtaaatttaggAATCAccacatgtacagtatgaaaaatagatAATCATTTTGAGATTGGCTAACGATTACAGTTAAAGgtgttattacatttttatcatcattaacTTTGAGCGAGgtcaaaaataatctaaatgtaaaatgagCAACTGGGCAAATATACAATATCTACTAATAAGACAATTtagataattttaaaaagaagaaattttataatataaagttaaatataattatgatCTCCACTGCATTATAATTAGATATAAtaactaccgtttaaaagttttgggtgagtaagatttttaatgttttgaaaaaagtttctgacgctcagcaagggtgcatttaatcaaaaatgcagtaaaaaaaaaaaaaaaaaaaaaaaaatcaaattatgaaatattacaggcACCATTCTCTAtagtcagtttaatgtgtcctcaTAGTACAAGTGTCAACACCATGTTTCAGGATGTGAACAGCAAATGTTATAATCACTGGACACAGCTTATTTGAAAGCAACTTAAGCGAATCATGGTCTTTCCCACCACAACAATGCTGGTATTAGGCCAGGGGACCTCCAAACCTCTTATACCTGAAGATCTTCAAATGACAAAACAagaaattgttatattgttatatatgaCTCACCACTTTGAAAGGTAAAGCTCATACAGTCGGCACTCATGTTTCTTAACAGGACAGGGAGCAGATCCTCCTGAACCACTGTCTGCCTCAAAGTTTGAGTCACAGTTGTCTCTACGCCTCCTCTTACTTCCTGATTGCTCTATGGAAGGAGAGACAAGGTTTATCATCGGGTACAAGACAGTCAAAACAAGAACAAGCAAACAACTTAAACAGAAATGcaataaacacagaaaaagatGGTTGTAGAATAATACTAATGAAAAAAATagatacaaaaatataacatatataatgtaTGAATTCTGCTATGTCTAATGCTTCAGATGAACACACCGTGCTGCTCCTGTGAGATAGAGGGGATGCGTATACAGACGGTGGTCTCGTGGCTGTGCGGTTTGGAACTGCTTGGGCCGTAGACATTTCCAAATGAGAGGCGTAAGTGCTGTTCAGTGGTGCGGAGACCAAAGTATTTGGTGTTGAGATAGAGAAGAGATCTCAGCAGGACAGAGGGCGTCTGCTCCCCAAGCTGCCCGCTGCTCCACAGATACTGCTCTTCAACACGACCCCACCGAGAACCTCAACAAAAAACCACTCACAGTCACACACTGATATTTATAAATCAGCAAAAACATTAGATAACATTCAAAATCAGAAAGACTCCATATACTGAGCGATGATTTATGTGAAATGTCCTCATAGTTGGATTGAATCAACAGCACTTCAGAATGTGAACAGCAATAGTTATAATCACtggacattttaaaacaacagtgaCATTACAATCATCCATTCACACTTTTGAACATATTAATGCTTTTACCATCAGGAAGCACACTGGGTTGCCAGTCTTTGAGGAGCTTGTTCAGTTCTTCCCCAAACATGTGGTACTGTGGGTCACCAAAGAGGTCATCTGTCCGTCCTTTATCTTGTAAATGCtacaaaaagtattaaaacacaATCACAACACCTTGCAAGACACATGCTTATAATAAAAAGTGACGAGTCAGTCTCAATGAGCAGTCTGATGTGTCCTCATAGCAAAAGCATCAACAACATGTTTCAGGATGTGAACAGCAAATGATATAATCACTGGACACTACTTAGACCAGGAGTGCTCGAGACTAGACAGTTTCCATCAGAGTTTAGTTTCAGATGCAGCTTAACTACTTAATCATTGTCTCTTTAGTTCTCCTTTTCAATTGGTGTTGAACTAGGAGTAAGTTGGGATAACCAATTTATTGGTTATGGGCCATTTTGGTGCACATTATCATcttattttcatgaatgtattttgtaaGAATACAAATAGTTAACAGAATAAACGTTTAAATTGTATCATGTGCACCAAAGGTTTTTTTCAAGACATTGTTTTTGTTACTAAATTATACAGTCAGCTAGTTTAATGTCatagcttatatatttttattcaaatatagcTTTTCTCTGTAATGAGGAAATGAGTATTTAGTGGATTGTGTATAACAAAGGGTTTAAAGAAGAGTGACCATTAGTTCCACAAACACAGTATTGATGTTCTGTATTGGTGTAGAAAAAACATAGTGCTGGTGTTGGATCGGTATTGGCTGATTTTTTGAATTTGGAATACTCTATTTaatcttacactgcaaaataataactcaaaagaGATTGAGAGATAACatcataattatttactgaacccttaaattaatcacaattataaaatgaaagcaataaaaaaagCAGACAATTAATCATGATAATCGGCATAATCGCCAAAGCCCTAAAACAGACAATTAATTGCAATAACCTTGACTATTTTTAGACAATTAATCATCAGCCAAATTTCATAATCGTGACAGCCCTATTGGAAAGGCCATATCATAATTCtgaattaatttcaattaactgTATAGCCCTACTCTGGAGAAAAGCCTGCAGATATGAATTTTTATGGGTGAATATTGGGTTTTCATAAATGCTgcattcatttatattaaaagtacaGGTATACAAAAGTGCAAAATTAAGTATAAGGATCCTCTTTTACAGCTTTAATGAACAGCATTCATGTGCACAAGGCTGTGGACAGTCTCACCTTCTGGATACTGAGACAGAGGTAAAGGACACTGTCTGGAGTATAGCTCTCCCCGCTGGGTCGACGCACCTCTTTGACAAAGCAAGATAAAGACTGATTCAACTCAGCTGGGCTCAAGGACAGGAGACTAACTGTtcaacagacagacacaaaaaccaaaaaaaaaaaacccttgagtAACATTAGTACAGCACAGAGAGACTTTGTAATTGTAATaagaaatacaaatacacacacaaacacaaacaaaacaaaattaaacaatagacaacaatataaaacaatattctaTGATCAATTTGAATGGAAAAAAGTGCCCTCATAAATCAAAGTGATCAACAAAACTGTTTCAGAATGTGAACAGCAGTGAAGTTATAATCATTGAGcacatttaaaccaaacaaaagcCTCTCAAAAAAACACCCAAGCTTGAATACGTTTATGTTAGTGAGAAGATCATTCAACACTAAAACCTTGTTTCTGGCTCTCTTCTCCTTTGGACTGGCTGGACGGTGAGGCTTCAGATGTGGCCCATCTCCTCCATGCATTTAAGCCATATTTGGAGTTCAAGGGGAAAGTGCTGTCTGCTGATGAGGACTCTACTGTTGGTGACGAGGATAACGAGGATGAAGACTCTTCCTCTACTGCCCGCCTCTTCTGGCCCTGCAGCAACAGTAAGTCAGAAACATCAGCATACACACAGTCATTGTTAACAATCACCCTCTGTGACGCCACAAGCCTCATATAAACCTCAGCAATCACAACACATCAGAATGTGAACAGCAAATGGATTTCTAATCACGGGACAGCACTGGATGCAGTGATACTAGGGTAGATGTGTTCATTACCCTCCTCCTGGTTCTGGGCCGAGGCGTCTTCTCTTTCTCCTCAGACAGTACTGAAGGCAATGAGAAGAGTGTATCTGTATCCAGACACTCAGCCAGGACGGGCTCTGATGCTGAAACAGACCAGAGCAACACTTCTTTACTATGTATAATAGTGTTGTTTGGAAACAGTGATTACATATTAACAGAGATTAACAGACAAATATACTTTTACTATTTAATGCAGGCATCATCAAGATTCAAAAAAGGCATATCAAAATCATAAAAgggcaataatatttcacaataccacGTGTTCATTTGGTGCTACTGTACCTAGGGGCAGGTCCTTCTCCAGGTCCAAATCTGGTTCATACTtgtcttcttcctcctcttctgaACTGCCACTGCCATTTTCATGTTTTACACCTTCCATCTTCACTTCTCTAATGCTCTTTTCACATTTGATGTctagaaaaagagaaaaggggTTTTGGATCTATCAGTGTTGCTTTGATGGGTTTTTCAAAACCGGTTCAAAAAGACACAACAGtttaattacagtttaattttaaaatgtttcagtgtGAATGTGAGAAGTGTAGAACTGAGACTAGAGATTGTGAAAAATCTGAGAAATGAGAACCAACAGCAGCCAATTGCTGAGATGAAGGCAGTGATGTTACAAACTCAAGCAGAGTCCTGCTTCAGTCTGTTAGATGGCTCCTAACATGTTCTTACTTGAGCATTTGGGTTTCTCATCTTCTTGTGCAATCATTTCAGCCATTGCTATTAGATCAGCTTCCAGAGGGTCAGAGGGGACTTTGGCTTTGAGCTCACTGATGGTCTTTACAATCTGCTCAGCATTCTGCAGCGTTGTTGGTAGAAACACTGGCACAGGCACCTGAAACAACCAGGACAAGCCACAGAGGAAATTAAGGTAATTTCCATGAGGTAAGGCATGCTGCCATAATgtatatttgaaagtgaaaaaaaaagtgaaagtgacgtgacatacagccaagtatggtaacccatactcggaattcgtgctctgcttttaacccatccaaagtgcacacacacagcagtgaacacacacctcaCAATCCtaacacccggagcagttgggggttcagtgccttgctcaagggcacctcagtcgtggtattgagggtggagagagcgctgtacattcactccctccacctacaattcctgccggcccgagactcaaactcacaatccttggattgcaagtccgactctctaaccattaggccacgacttcccccttccTCAGACATGAGAATGATATTTCGATCATTCTCATGTCTGagtaaaataaactgataaaagaataataaaatcaataaaattcatatttataaaaacagagaaaattatatataaatgataaagcatttttgttttatacattttattaatttaaataaattaacaaaataaattaattaataaaataatattacttgcACAATATGAAGCATTTTCACAAATGGACTCAACTACAAATTTTACTGTATCTTCAACTGGATGAGGAGCCTGACTGATAAAACCTTACggaaaatacatgtatataaacatattgtaattaaaaacaatgtgATACTTTGATTCTGTGAGGAAGCTCTTACCGGTACAGCTATTGCaataggagtgggtgtggcctgagcATAGAGGTTCATGGGTACTGGGATGTAAACGGGAACAGGGATTGGAATAGGAACATACTCTTTTCCTGAGCCCTCCACACTTGCCTCATCTGAGGAGAAgcaaagacaaaagcacataaaccTCCATCTTTTCCAGAAAAAGTTTGTGCAGCTGCATTGTCACAGAAGAGCTGGTGCTCACCTGTCTGCAATGGTTTGCTCTGCATGTGGGGTTTGCAGTAGGTGGCCTTCGTCATGGTGAGAGGCTTGCAGAGCACAGCTTTATTCTTCACATCCTTCAGGATCCCTCCCCCAGTATACGATACAGGCCCCTGAGTAAACGACTGCAACAGTCACAATAAGAACGTAAAAAACTAAACCGAAACAACTATGCAACATGCCAGTTTGTAGCTTCTTTTGTTTAAAAACGATTCAGTCAAAACTGACAGCACCCTCACCATCTTAGATGTTTGGGTTGCTCCTCCAAACCCTGTAAATGGACCAAAGGATTTCATTTTTAACATGACAGGACGATTCAGACATGCACATTTCCAGGAGGTTTTAAACTGTACCTAAAGCTGTGTTTTCTGGGCCTTTCTGTGTGGCCATGTCAGGCTCGTTCTGTTGGCAGTAGAAGCGCAAAAGACACTGCTGGTCACAGAAATGCTTCATCTCTGCACGCCATTGTACAGACTCCGTCAGGTTCCCTTGTACCTTACAGCAGTCGCAGCGCGCCGCCTAGTGGACACGGCAAAGAGTTCAGGCATTTCTACTTAATGCAGCACAGATGATTATAACTGATAATTTACaagatataatttaaaatatgtaggaTCTTTGATCATGATCAAATCGGGCAAGAAGATCAGTGTACCTTGTAGTACCAGTCATGAAACTTTTTAGCACACGTCTCACTGCAGAAGTCCCTGCTGACTCCATCTATCTGTTTGGTGACCGATTTCTTACACATCTGGGTGCAGTGGTTGCAAGTGACACACTTCAGGCCCAGACGCCGGGCGAAATCCTGCTTGTACAGTAACTTACAGCctgcaaagtaaacaaaaacactgcCTGAAATATCACTTCTGTCATGATGGATAAATGTAGCAAATAGTTGAATATATCAAATATGTCAAATCACTAGAGCATTGTCCTCATACCCTAAAGATAAAATCATAACATGTCATGATGTGAACAGCAGTAGATTTAATCACAGGACAATATGCTGTTAAACACGGCCAGAAATTTGGATGTAAACAGAATAATGACCTTCACTACAAAAGGGCCTCTTCACACCTGAGAACTTCACAGTCTCATGCAGAGTCTTCTCTTCCTGACAGTGCTCGCAGAACGTCACTATGCAGTGGAGCTTTTTGTAGTCCTCACAACAGGCCTTACTGCAGAACTGATACACCTTATCCTGTAGAGATCAGATATAATGACCAGGGATGTGCCCCAATCCAAATACCGTGTTTGGAAAGGAAATGATGTGTACTATGGAACCCCTAAAGGGGGATACGTCGAATTggaaggaaaaatatattttctctcgAATTATGTCATTGGGTAACTGTAGTGTATATAAACTGTGGGCATCAGGGAGCCACTATTAATATGTGGGGTATTGAATTTGCTTTTGAATGCATGCTAGCTCGCTTTTAACTTTCACTTTTGAGATTTATGATCACAAGTACTATGTGTATACTACGGAACAGCAGTACTTAACACAATTTACAAGATTAGaagtggtgctcaggatctgcaaatcagtCACCATCGTCCTATCAGTTatctctccttactctgtttatgtggtaagtgaaatttttCTGTGCCTTTCCTACGGTGgccaagaagtgcaaaacagattataATCGTCGAAtgtgttatttgttttctgtgcCTTTCCTACGGTGgccaagaagtgcaaaacagattataattctgaaaacaaaataacaaattacaaacgcaaatctaaaaaacaaaataacaattcagaaaaaataacaacaattcagaaaactgtataagtcagaaaacacaacaccaaatccgaaaacaaaacaagtcagaaaacacaacgacaaatcagcCAAACCTGAAGAGGTAGGTATATTCAGAGATGGTActtggacgagacatctgtcaatcaacgtatacagaaagaaccagctgaAGAACATCAGAGTCATGGTAGAAAGTtcagagatggtcttaaagtagctcagtctaaatgtattgtatgaattgcacttactatggaataaaacatacggagtgtctatttacacatTGTGTaaataacctgccttattggCAGTAACACGTTAATAGCAGCTAAAATTATTCCGCTCCAGTGGCGCAGGTGGTTAAGCGTGTGCTCTTGGcgtcccttttcaaatctcgtatatcacatcgtaaaggcatttatttgcaataaaaattaaggaaataatcaaaaaggtgaaaataaagtacaGGGTAGGGTATgtgtaggtgtagggagggctttattgtaccaataaggtggcatccatttaataatttgaattaaaattataatttacactcaatacgttattattgcatactgttttataatgtactacaatcctgaagtgcagataattgccactatttgcaacaagtagtatacatagcaaaaaatcctgctattttaacacagtgtaaataggtatttgcacttagtgtaaacagcatattgctaaaaatactgctattttcacttagtgtaaatagaatcgattgctaatacgagatttgaaaagggagaaaaaaaaagtttggcaaaaggctGGATCGAACCTGGGTCGATCGCATCAAAAAGCCAGGGGTACACGCTTAACCATCTGCACCACTGGAGCTTGTGATTCAAGACTGCTATTAAAGTGTTGACTAGCTCGATCACACGTTACAGAGCAGAATTACTGccaataaggcaggttatttgcacaaagtgtaaatagacactccgtatgttttattccatagtaagcgcaattcaCACAATACATTTCAACTGAGCTACTTAAAGACTCaaactttctaccacgactctgaTGTTCTtcagctggttctttctgtatacgttgattgacagatgtctcgtccagtcagcggtgagtaataCCAAAACAATGGCGcggtctcaaactatacctacctcttccggtttgtccgatttgtcgttgtgttttttgacttgttattttgttttcgaatttgtcattgtgtattctgacttgttataaagttttagaatttttcaCTTCTTTTCCACCAAACTTTCCAAATATGGATTCACTATTCGGGcacatcatttattttgttttcagaattgtaatccgTTTTGCACTTCTTGGCCACCGTACTTTCCAAATATGGATTCACTATTCGGGCAcatcattaataataacatttcgaTCTTGGGctactcaaattcttgaatataataaataaataaatcaatatagaTATATGGGCCTAAATTTGGTTTTGGAAAATGGGGGGGGGATTCCCCCTTTAGGTGGCTCTTATGGgggggatttttttaatttgaggtgGGAGGTAGGGTATTTTTTCAGACATATTTCTTAACTACATTCATCCAACCTTAATGTTGCATCACCCAGTGTATatgtgttttacaatttataatgttattgattcatatttatattgtgaggAAGATACTTGAAAAAGAACTTTGATTTCAAACTCTGAAttgattttaactaaaaatagacaagtaaacagtcagtaataaaataagaatagataaatgacaagcaacagcacaaacaaaaagtttttcaggtaggtataacagtaatattcaggtaTAGACATACCATAGAAACTGaataatctatttaactttaatataacactggttagtcttcaatgtataaataaacattaatgacagacagcagcaggtttatttcggttgctgtctctttaagacctcatgcacggATCTAACGGTTATACAATTTTCAGTTCTTAAATTTACATTCACTTAAAAGACTACATGTTTAGTATAAATCGACCGTTTGCGTAAAAACTCatcaagatgggcattttgacaattttgtatGTAATAAGGCGCAACACAACTTAATTCTGTAGTCATGCGCTCTTAGATGTagctctatgtgtgtgtgcttttttatgTGAGCTCACAGAAAGGGGTCTCACAGAGAGCGTGCAAGTACTAAATTGagtgcttgaatgtttaaaattgtaagattcaaaagcatgtgcaaatgatacattccgTCATCTGTTCCATCTgtaaactaatattaatattaattattaactaattaatatTAGTTGAAAATGTACGTCCAAGATCTCACCTCCCACTCCAGAATCTCTGGCTTCAGGTTGAAGGAAGCACGACAGTAGTTACATTTCAGCTGGATGTTCTCAGGAGCTGAAGCAGGAAATTGCCCATTGGCTGATGTCTGGATGGTGGCATTCTGCATGGGACATTTAGATAAAGTCACAAGCAGAACGTTACCATTTTGTACTTAGACATGGACATTCCTAACATTTAATGATGCATATACTAGCTTGCATTCTTATACTCAATGTTCTACAGAACGTTCAGatataacacaacatttaaagGCATCTGAAATACCTGGAACTTGGTGACACATTGTGAACTGCAGAAGCTCAAAACCTTCCCTTCAGGAAGAGTTGCCTGGTACTGAGGTAATGCATTTCTCTTACAGAAGTGGCATGAGGGCTCAGAATCTACAAATACAAACAAGATCAAACGTGACCTGACATTTATAACAGATAATATTAGCATTATATGTACTGCAGAACAAATAAGGacaacattttgcatattcaacATGTGTTATGAAACCACATCAAACTTAAGAGAACACAAATTTAGTCCGTACGGCACCCGTGGAGTGAAAGTGACAGCATCAGCTCTAAGTTGTGATTATCTACTCACTCTGTGCAGCAGCTGTGAATTTGCTCTTGGTCATACAGGCTGTGGTGCAGTAAGATTCCATGGATCCATTAGACCCAATACACTGAGTGGCATCTAAAGATCTACACATCACCTTACAGCCACTACACTGCACCATCTTCCCATGAGTCTGTGGTAAAAGAATAATAGAGAGTAATCACTAAAAACATCAAAACTAGATTAATCAAACTATGactcaaaacaaaactgaaatgggGAAATGGCTTAGTGTAAATTCCAAAGgctgtgattttattaaatatatgtactaTGTTTTCCAGAGTGAAGCGCaccactgtgttcatttacatgtgGGCAGCTCATGAGTCTGTGTCTCAGAGCAAACTCATCTCTGCTCTAAGTTTAGGTCACTTATAACACACATTTGAGTACAAAgttcaaaattaagaaaattggatatataaaaatattaatattacagctatactgtaaaataaaaactataattatattatagatatttaaatttgattttgcattataatagtaatatttcttatttagctttaaaattttttttactttgtattaatatatatatatatatatttttttttttttttaaataaaactaattggAAGGGCATGCTAACAGTACAGCCATCACTGTAGGATGTGAACCTTACAGTTTGACTTTGCAGTGCTCCTGTTCGGAATATCAGACAGTCCAAGACTGAGCtgaattaaaatagtaaatttttttaagaagaaatttcCAACAACTTAAACACTGACCTGTTTATAGTCCCTGATGC
Encoded proteins:
- the LOC109064424 gene encoding zinc finger MYM-type protein 2-like isoform X1 → MDGDLEARADVEEAGTVTGEEEGEGHMETTPSTEQTPSAEESQTAPDLPKASEDNDDDVVLVEGPPAHSQGRVQPPSPTPAETLADAKDCAESATTATASSKTPSPPSSAAITGTKSQSEPIVIDDEEDSELKGTASSSLPPPEGKDALSSTEPDSEIKIASVTTLGTDSSAAAMATSTATPLALCAQEDINLMITNVTSLKGEGGPAAARLEGLEGAENGLQISSAFSLNPEAQQNQGAASRPTPTFNPGRISAASQPVQNGETGTHQRSDSWISQSASFPRNQKQPGVDSPSPAAPLPKPPCQSSSGSQQPQRTMKVTCANCKKPLKKGQTAYQRKGSSHLFCSTACLSAFSHKPAPKKSCTMCKKDITNMKGGTIVAQVDSSESFQEFCSTGCLAAYENKQNPQKNQLKTKCTVCGKLTEIRHEVSFKNVTHKICSDACFNRYRMANGLIMNCCEQCGNYLPSRATANHFLLIDGQQKRFCCQNCIRDYKQTHGKMVQCSGCKVMCRSLDATQCIGSNGSMESYCTTACMTKSKFTAAAQNSEPSCHFCKRNALPQYQATLPEGKVLSFCSSQCVTKFQNATIQTSANGQFPASAPENIQLKCNYCRASFNLKPEILEWEDKVYQFCSKACCEDYKKLHCIVTFCEHCQEEKTLHETVKFSGVKRPFCSEGCKLLYKQDFARRLGLKCVTCNHCTQMCKKSVTKQIDGVSRDFCSETCAKKFHDWYYKAARCDCCKVQGNLTESVQWRAEMKHFCDQQCLLRFYCQQNEPDMATQKGPENTALGFGGATQTSKMSFTQGPVSYTGGGILKDVKNKAVLCKPLTMTKATYCKPHMQSKPLQTDEASVEGSGKEYVPIPIPVPVYIPVPMNLYAQATPTPIAIAVPVPVPVFLPTTLQNAEQIVKTISELKAKVPSDPLEADLIAMAEMIAQEDEKPKCSNIKCEKSIREVKMEGVKHENGSGSSEEEEEDKYEPDLDLEKDLPLASEPVLAECLDTDTLFSLPSVLSEEKEKTPRPRTRRRGQKRRAVEEESSSSLSSSPTVESSSADSTFPLNSKYGLNAWRRWATSEASPSSQSKGEESQKQVSLLSLSPAELNQSLSCFVKEVRRPSGESYTPDSVLYLCLSIQKHLQDKGRTDDLFGDPQYHMFGEELNKLLKDWQPSVLPDGSRWGRVEEQYLWSSGQLGEQTPSVLLRSLLYLNTKYFGLRTTEQHLRLSFGNVYGPSSSKPHSHETTVCIRIPSISQEQHEQSGSKRRRRDNCDSNFEADSGSGGSAPCPVKKHECRLYELYLSKCPESVRQRTDFLYMRPEVSASSDSPLWFSSTPLEKSALARLLTRVLLVRDIYKDNQLEEEGV
- the LOC109064424 gene encoding zinc finger MYM-type protein 2-like isoform X3, translating into MDGDLEARADVEEAGTVTGEEEGEGHMETTPSTEQTPSAEESQTAPDLPKASEDNDDDVVLVEGPPAHSQGRVQPPSPTPAETLADAKDCAESATTATASSKTPSPPSSAAITGTKSQSEPIVIDDEEDSELKGTASSSLPPPEGKDALSSTEPDSEIKIASVTTLGTDSSAAAMATSTATPLALCAQEDINLMITNVTSLKGEGGPAAARLEGLEGAENGLQISSAFSLNPEAQQNQGAASRPTPTFNPGRISAASQPVQNGETGTHQRSDSWISQSASFPRNQKQPGVDSPSPAAPLPKPPCQSSSGSQQPQRTMKVTCANCKKPLKKGQTAYQRKGSSHLFCSTACLSAFSHKPAPKKSCTMCKKDITNMKGGTIVAQVDSSESFQEFCSTGCLAAYENKQNPQKNQLKTKCTVCGKLTEIRHEVSFKNVTHKICSDACFNRYRMANGLIMNCCEQCGNYLPSRATANHFLLIDGQQKRFCCQNCIRDYKQTHGKMVQCSGCKVMCRSLDATQCIGSNGSMESYCTTACMTKSKFTAAAQNSEPSCHFCKRNALPQYQATLPEGKVLSFCSSQCVTKFQNATIQTSANGQFPASAPENIQLKCNYCRASFNLKPEILEWEDKVYQFCSKACCEDYKKLHCIVTFCEHCQEEKTLHETVKFSGCKLLYKQDFARRLGLKCVTCNHCTQMCKKSVTKQIDGVSRDFCSETCAKKFHDWYYKAARCDCCKVQGNLTESVQWRAEMKHFCDQQCLLRFYCQQNEPDMATQKGPENTALGFGGATQTSKMSFTQGPVSYTGGGILKDVKNKAVLCKPLTMTKATYCKPHMQSKPLQTDEASVEGSGKEYVPIPIPVPVYIPVPMNLYAQATPTPIAIAVPVPVPVFLPTTLQNAEQIVKTISELKAKVPSDPLEADLIAMAEMIAQEDEKPKCSNIKCEKSIREVKMEGVKHENGSGSSEEEEEDKYEPDLDLEKDLPLASEPVLAECLDTDTLFSLPSVLSEEKEKTPRPRTRRRGQKRRAVEEESSSSLSSSPTVESSSADSTFPLNSKYGLNAWRRWATSEASPSSQSKGEESQKQVSLLSLSPAELNQSLSCFVKEVRRPSGESYTPDSVLYLCLSIQKHLQDKGRTDDLFGDPQYHMFGEELNKLLKDWQPSVLPDGSRWGRVEEQYLWSSGQLGEQTPSVLLRSLLYLNTKYFGLRTTEQHLRLSFGNVYGPSSSKPHSHETTVCIRIPSISQEQHEQSGSKRRRRDNCDSNFEADSGSGGSAPCPVKKHECRLYELYLSKCPESVRQRTDFLYMRPEVSASSDSPLWFSSTPLEKSALARLLTRVLLVRDIYKDNQLEEEGV
- the LOC109064424 gene encoding zinc finger MYM-type protein 2-like isoform X2 → MDGDLEARADVEEAGTVTGEEEGEGHMETTPSTEQTPSAEESQTAPDLPKASEDNDDDVVLVEGPPAHSQGRVQPPSPTPAETLADAKDCAESATTATASSKTPSPPSSAAITGTKSQSEPIVIDDEEDSELKGTASSSLPPPEGKDALSSTEPDSEIKIASVTTLGTDSSAAAMATSTATPLALCAQEDINLMITNVTSLKGEGGPAAARLEGLEGAENGLQISSAFSLNPEAQQNQGAASRPTPTFNPGRISAASQPVQNGETGTHQRSDSWISQSASFPRNQKQPGVDSPSPAAPLPKPPCQSSSGSQQPQRTMKVTCANCKKPLKKGQTAYQRKGSSHLFCSTACLSAFSHKPAPKKSCTMCKKDITNMKGGTIVAQVDSSESFQEFCSTGCLAAYENKQNPQKNQLKTKCTVCGKLTEIRHEVSFKNVTHKICSDACFNRYRMANGLIMNCCEQCGNYLPSRATANHFLLIDGQQKRFCCQNCIRDYKQTHGKMVQCSGCKVMCRSLDATQCIGSNGSMESYCTTACMTKSKFTAAAQNSEPSCHFCKRNALPQYQATLPEGKVLSFCSSQCVTKFQNATIQTSANGQFPASAPENIQLKCNYCRASFNLKPEILEWEDKVYQFCSKACCEDYKKLHCIVTFCEHCQEEKTLHETVKFSGVKRPFCSEGCKLLYKQDFARRLGLKCVTCNHCTQMCKKSVTKQIDGVSRDFCSETCAKKFHDWYYKAARCDCCKVQGNLTESVQWRAEMKHFCDQQCLLRFYCQQNEPDMATQKGPENTALGFGGATQTSKMGPVSYTGGGILKDVKNKAVLCKPLTMTKATYCKPHMQSKPLQTDEASVEGSGKEYVPIPIPVPVYIPVPMNLYAQATPTPIAIAVPVPVPVFLPTTLQNAEQIVKTISELKAKVPSDPLEADLIAMAEMIAQEDEKPKCSNIKCEKSIREVKMEGVKHENGSGSSEEEEEDKYEPDLDLEKDLPLASEPVLAECLDTDTLFSLPSVLSEEKEKTPRPRTRRRGQKRRAVEEESSSSLSSSPTVESSSADSTFPLNSKYGLNAWRRWATSEASPSSQSKGEESQKQVSLLSLSPAELNQSLSCFVKEVRRPSGESYTPDSVLYLCLSIQKHLQDKGRTDDLFGDPQYHMFGEELNKLLKDWQPSVLPDGSRWGRVEEQYLWSSGQLGEQTPSVLLRSLLYLNTKYFGLRTTEQHLRLSFGNVYGPSSSKPHSHETTVCIRIPSISQEQHEQSGSKRRRRDNCDSNFEADSGSGGSAPCPVKKHECRLYELYLSKCPESVRQRTDFLYMRPEVSASSDSPLWFSSTPLEKSALARLLTRVLLVRDIYKDNQLEEEGV